In Paenibacillus sp. FSL R7-0345, a single window of DNA contains:
- the rplK gene encoding 50S ribosomal protein L11 — protein sequence MAKKVIKMVKLQIPAGKANPAPPVGPALGQAGVNIMAFCKEFNARTADQAGLIIPVEITVFEDRSFTFITKTPPAAVLLRIAAKVEKGSGEPNKKKVAKLGRAAVREIAETKMPDLNAASVEAAMRMVEGTARSMGITIED from the coding sequence ATGGCTAAAAAAGTTATTAAAATGGTGAAACTGCAGATTCCTGCAGGGAAAGCGAATCCAGCGCCTCCAGTAGGTCCTGCGTTGGGTCAAGCAGGTGTCAACATCATGGCATTCTGTAAGGAATTCAATGCTCGTACTGCTGACCAGGCTGGTCTGATCATCCCGGTTGAAATTACAGTGTTTGAAGACCGTTCGTTTACTTTCATCACTAAAACTCCTCCGGCTGCCGTTCTGCTTCGCATCGCTGCTAAAGTAGAAAAAGGATCCGGTGAACCAAACAAGAAAAAAGTAGCGAAGCTCGGCCGCGCAGCGGTTCGTGAAATCGCCGAAACCAAAATGCCTGACCTTAACGCTGCATCTGTTGAAGCTGCAATGCGTATGGTTGAAGGTACTGCCCGTTCTATGGGTATCACAATCGAAGACTAA
- the nusG gene encoding transcription termination/antitermination protein NusG, which yields MEKRWYVVHTYSGYENKVKANLEKRVESMGMEDKIFRVLVPMEEELVNKDGKKKTVMRKVYPGYVLVEMVQTDDSWYVVRNTPGVTGFVGSTGSGSKPTALLPEEVEQILKHMGMVEPKAKIDFEIKESVRIMVGPFANFVGSVEEILADKSKIKVHVNMFGRETPLELDFTQVEKI from the coding sequence ATGGAAAAAAGATGGTATGTTGTTCATACCTATTCCGGGTATGAGAATAAGGTTAAGGCCAATTTGGAAAAACGCGTTGAGTCCATGGGCATGGAAGACAAAATATTCCGCGTTCTTGTTCCTATGGAAGAAGAATTGGTAAACAAGGACGGTAAGAAAAAAACCGTTATGCGTAAAGTTTACCCCGGGTATGTTTTGGTCGAAATGGTTCAGACTGATGATTCATGGTATGTTGTCCGCAATACGCCGGGCGTTACCGGATTTGTCGGTTCGACAGGTTCCGGCTCCAAGCCTACCGCTTTGCTTCCGGAAGAAGTTGAACAAATTCTGAAGCATATGGGCATGGTTGAACCTAAAGCGAAGATTGATTTCGAAATTAAGGAATCCGTACGTATTATGGTTGGGCCTTTTGCGAATTTCGTGGGCTCCGTGGAAGAAATTTTGGCCGACAAGAGCAAAATCAAAGTGCATGTCAACATGTTTGGACGGGAAACCCCGCTGGAGTTGGATTTCACTCAAGTGGAAAAAATATAA
- the secE gene encoding preprotein translocase subunit SecE, with translation MKRSFKSLFSFFTESWSELKKVRWPSRKELKNYSMIVLGTIVVVAVYFWVLDIIISAVIEAII, from the coding sequence GTGAAACGTAGTTTTAAGTCTTTGTTTTCCTTTTTCACTGAGAGCTGGAGTGAACTCAAAAAAGTTCGCTGGCCTAGCCGTAAAGAGCTGAAAAACTACTCAATGATCGTTCTTGGTACTATTGTGGTGGTAGCTGTTTACTTCTGGGTTCTGGACATCATTATTTCCGCTGTAATTGAAGCGATTATTTAG
- the rpmG gene encoding 50S ribosomal protein L33, with protein MRVIITLACTSCKQRNYATTKNKRNHPDRLEMKKFCKFCNEQTPHRETR; from the coding sequence ATGCGGGTAATTATCACTTTGGCTTGTACAAGTTGCAAACAAAGAAACTATGCGACAACCAAAAACAAGCGAAATCACCCCGACCGCTTGGAGATGAAGAAATTTTGCAAGTTCTGTAACGAGCAAACTCCTCATCGCGAAACCAGATAG
- the sigH gene encoding RNA polymerase sporulation sigma factor SigH: protein MSVDLKEIMLSEYDFISDEEIVEIFRSGDSGALEHLINKYRNFVRAKARSYFLIGADREDIVQEGMIGLYKAIRDFKGDKLSSFKAFAELCITRQIITAIKTATRQKHIPLNSYVSLDKPIYDEDSDRTLMDVICGTQVLDPEELIINQEEFIGLEDKMAEILSDLERKVLMLYLDGRSYQEIAEDLKRHVKSIDNALQRVKRKLERYLEVRDN from the coding sequence GTGAGTGTCGACCTCAAGGAAATAATGCTTTCCGAGTATGATTTCATAAGTGATGAAGAGATTGTCGAGATCTTCCGTAGTGGTGACAGCGGCGCATTGGAACACTTAATTAACAAGTACCGTAATTTTGTACGCGCTAAAGCCCGTTCTTACTTTTTAATTGGTGCAGACCGGGAGGATATCGTTCAGGAAGGCATGATTGGCCTGTATAAGGCAATCCGTGACTTCAAGGGTGACAAGCTTTCTTCGTTTAAGGCTTTTGCCGAGCTTTGTATAACCCGCCAGATCATTACCGCCATCAAGACTGCTACCCGCCAGAAGCATATTCCGCTTAATTCTTATGTCTCGCTGGACAAGCCTATCTATGATGAGGACTCCGACCGGACATTGATGGATGTGATTTGCGGCACCCAGGTGCTGGACCCGGAAGAGCTGATTATTAACCAGGAAGAATTCATCGGACTGGAAGATAAGATGGCAGAGATTTTAAGCGACCTTGAACGTAAAGTGCTGATGCTCTATCTGGACGGGCGTTCCTATCAGGAGATTGCGGAGGATCTAAAGCGGCATGTGAAGTCAATTGACAACGCATTGCAGCGGGTCAAACGTAAATTGGAAAGATATCTGGAAGTGCGTGACAATTAA
- a CDS encoding NYN domain-containing protein: MADWRDVLLVDGYNMIGGWPELAALSLSGMQEARDRLLDMLADYQAFTGRRVIAVFDAYRVPGLGRSFVQGKVQVVFTKEKETADECIERLVGEYSHRRRQIYVATSDFIEQHVIFAQGALRVSARELKVEIEENQKLVKKAIEPESIRSKRHSLEEKLPPDTRRRLEDWRRQ; the protein is encoded by the coding sequence ATGGCTGACTGGCGCGATGTGCTGCTGGTGGATGGATACAACATGATAGGCGGCTGGCCGGAACTGGCGGCGCTCTCGCTGTCCGGGATGCAGGAGGCGCGTGACCGGCTGCTGGATATGCTGGCTGATTATCAGGCATTCACCGGGCGGCGCGTTATCGCCGTGTTCGATGCATACCGGGTCCCGGGGCTCGGCCGTTCTTTTGTCCAGGGGAAGGTTCAGGTAGTCTTCACTAAGGAAAAAGAGACGGCGGACGAATGCATCGAGCGGCTGGTTGGGGAATACAGTCACCGGCGCCGGCAGATATATGTGGCAACAAGCGATTTTATAGAACAGCATGTAATCTTTGCCCAAGGTGCCCTGCGTGTCTCCGCAAGGGAGCTGAAAGTTGAGATTGAAGAGAATCAGAAGCTGGTCAAAAAAGCGATAGAACCGGAAAGCATCCGCTCCAAAAGGCATTCCCTGGAAGAGAAGCTGCCGCCGGATACGCGCAGACGTCTTGAAGACTGGCGCCGGCAATGA
- the rlmB gene encoding 23S rRNA (guanosine(2251)-2'-O)-methyltransferase RlmB, whose protein sequence is MEELKTEEEILAGKHSVLEALRAGRTLNKIWIAETAQKHLTAPIIAEARKAGIVIQHVDKRKLDQLAPGVQHQGVVAQAAPFAYAEVSDILAAAEAKGEPPFLILLDEIEDPHNLGSILRTADCTGVHGVIVPKRRSAQITATVSKTSAGAVEYVPVARVTNLGQTIDRLKELGVWVVGTDVATDQNLYESDIFTGPVAVVIGNENKGMGRLIREKCDVLLKLPMAGKINSLNASVAAGVIMYEVLRRRHPQG, encoded by the coding sequence ATGGAAGAACTAAAGACAGAAGAGGAAATACTGGCCGGCAAGCATTCAGTGCTTGAGGCGCTCCGCGCCGGCCGTACACTGAATAAAATCTGGATCGCTGAAACAGCCCAGAAGCATTTAACTGCACCCATTATTGCCGAAGCGCGCAAGGCAGGTATTGTGATCCAGCATGTAGACAAACGGAAGCTGGATCAGCTTGCGCCCGGAGTACAGCATCAGGGGGTAGTAGCACAAGCGGCACCGTTTGCCTATGCAGAGGTGTCTGATATTCTGGCAGCAGCCGAAGCCAAGGGAGAACCGCCGTTTCTGATTTTGCTCGATGAGATTGAAGATCCGCATAATCTGGGCTCCATTCTGCGTACGGCAGACTGCACCGGGGTGCATGGCGTAATCGTTCCGAAGCGCCGGTCGGCGCAGATTACAGCGACAGTCTCCAAAACATCAGCGGGTGCGGTAGAGTATGTTCCGGTAGCCCGGGTAACCAATCTCGGACAAACCATTGACCGGCTGAAGGAGCTTGGTGTCTGGGTAGTCGGTACGGATGTCGCAACGGATCAGAATTTGTATGAATCTGATATTTTTACAGGACCGGTTGCTGTCGTAATCGGTAACGAGAATAAAGGTATGGGCCGGCTCATCCGTGAAAAATGTGATGTACTGCTCAAGCTTCCGATGGCCGGCAAAATTAATTCCCTGAATGCATCCGTTGCTGCTGGAGTTATTATGTACGAGGTGCTGCGCCGCCGGCATCCGCAGGGATAG
- a CDS encoding Mini-ribonuclease 3 — MSGGFDLEQAWFPYAPSQPAHLLSPIVLAYAGDAIYEVAVRQYLISLPNLRPNHLHRTATGLVSAKAQSTILAYLEPVLTDEEKDVARQGRNAKSGTIPKNADVLEYRHATAFECLIGHLYYTGQQERIRELVHSSIQYMMNRPK; from the coding sequence ATGAGCGGCGGATTTGATTTAGAACAGGCCTGGTTCCCGTACGCACCTTCCCAGCCGGCCCATCTGCTTTCACCGATTGTGCTGGCTTATGCCGGGGATGCCATTTATGAGGTCGCGGTCCGGCAGTATCTGATCTCACTGCCGAATCTGCGGCCGAATCATCTGCACCGGACGGCCACCGGACTCGTCTCTGCCAAAGCGCAGAGCACCATTCTTGCCTATCTGGAGCCGGTGCTTACCGATGAGGAGAAGGACGTGGCCCGTCAGGGGCGGAATGCCAAATCCGGCACCATTCCCAAAAATGCCGATGTGCTTGAATACCGGCATGCGACAGCATTTGAATGTCTGATCGGACATCTGTATTACACCGGACAGCAGGAGAGAATCCGGGAGCTGGTCCACAGCAGTATCCAGTATATGATGAACCGGCCCAAGTGA
- the cysS gene encoding cysteine--tRNA ligase: MALQIYNTMTRSKEEFVPQEPGKVKMYVCGPTVYGYMHIGNARPVIVFDMVRNYLESLGNEVRYLTNFTDVDDKMIRKAEEMNITVAEVADMFIAAYQEDLAGLGVKPATMNPRVTESMDKIIEFIKELEEKGYAYENGGDVYYRTGKFADYGKLSRQNLEELRFGIRVEVDPRKENQEDFVLWKAAKPGEVHWASPWGEGRPGWHIECSAMVREYLGKTIDIHGGGEDLKFPHHECECAQTEALTGEPLSNYWMHNAFLNIGDEKMSKSLGNGLLVKDIRARFKAGTIRYFMLSSHYRNQLNFTEEALLSAEKSVERIALAESNVKHRLELAPEGAEGEASAAVTERLAAITGSFHAKMQDDFNTPDAITAVFDWVSLANQTLAKTDAAAADLAALLKTYAEMNAVLNLTPELEAEVASEEVERLIAERAEARKNKNWSRSDEIRDELNSLGILLEDTPQGMRWRRK, from the coding sequence ATGGCTTTGCAAATCTACAATACTATGACACGCAGTAAAGAAGAGTTTGTACCGCAGGAGCCGGGCAAAGTGAAGATGTATGTATGCGGACCTACAGTCTACGGCTATATGCACATCGGGAATGCCAGACCGGTTATCGTATTTGATATGGTGCGCAACTATCTTGAATCACTCGGCAATGAAGTGCGTTATCTGACCAACTTCACTGATGTGGATGACAAAATGATCCGCAAAGCGGAAGAGATGAACATCACTGTAGCCGAGGTTGCGGACATGTTCATTGCGGCTTATCAGGAGGATTTGGCCGGACTCGGCGTGAAGCCGGCGACCATGAATCCGCGGGTTACAGAGAGTATGGATAAGATTATTGAGTTTATCAAGGAGCTTGAAGAGAAGGGCTACGCCTATGAGAACGGCGGGGATGTGTATTACCGTACCGGTAAATTTGCTGATTACGGCAAGCTGTCCCGCCAGAACCTGGAGGAGCTGCGCTTCGGTATCCGCGTCGAGGTAGATCCCCGCAAGGAAAACCAGGAGGATTTTGTACTCTGGAAAGCGGCCAAACCGGGTGAGGTGCACTGGGCAAGTCCATGGGGAGAAGGACGTCCCGGCTGGCACATTGAGTGCTCTGCGATGGTCCGCGAATATTTAGGCAAAACTATCGACATCCATGGCGGCGGAGAGGATCTGAAATTCCCGCACCATGAATGCGAATGCGCACAGACCGAAGCGCTGACAGGTGAGCCGCTGTCGAATTATTGGATGCACAACGCGTTTCTGAACATCGGGGACGAGAAAATGTCGAAATCTCTGGGTAACGGCCTGCTTGTAAAGGATATCCGCGCCCGCTTTAAGGCAGGCACTATCCGGTATTTCATGCTCTCCAGCCATTACCGCAATCAGCTGAACTTTACGGAGGAAGCATTGCTGTCCGCCGAGAAGAGCGTGGAACGAATTGCGCTTGCTGAGAGCAATGTGAAGCACCGGCTTGAACTGGCTCCTGAAGGGGCTGAGGGTGAGGCAAGTGCTGCGGTTACCGAGCGGTTGGCCGCGATCACCGGCAGTTTTCATGCGAAAATGCAGGATGATTTCAATACACCGGATGCCATCACTGCCGTATTTGACTGGGTGAGCCTGGCGAATCAAACGCTGGCCAAAACGGATGCTGCGGCGGCAGATCTCGCAGCACTGCTGAAGACTTACGCTGAAATGAATGCTGTATTAAACCTGACTCCTGAACTTGAAGCTGAAGTGGCAAGTGAAGAGGTTGAACGTCTGATTGCTGAACGGGCGGAAGCGCGTAAGAACAAGAACTGGAGCCGGTCCGATGAGATCCGTGATGAGCTGAACAGCCTCGGCATTCTGCTGGAGGATACTCCGCAGGGAATGCGGTGGCGGCGTAAATGA
- the cysE gene encoding serine O-acetyltransferase translates to MFKHIKSDIRAVFDNDPAARSKFEVVFTYAGLHAIWAHRIAHSFYTRRWFTLARVVSQFSRFMTGVEIHPGATIGNRLFIDHGMGIVIGETCEIGDDVIIYQGVTLGGTGKEKGKRHPTVGNNVVIGSGAKVLGSFRIGDNSNIGSNAVVLREVPNNSTVVGNPGRVVKRNGERVSDRLDHTKMPDPLVDSLRFLQKEIEELREQMGNEDKQKAEQRRLESQQYIGDYEI, encoded by the coding sequence ATGTTTAAGCATATAAAGTCGGATATCCGGGCTGTATTCGACAACGATCCCGCGGCGCGGAGCAAATTCGAGGTTGTTTTTACTTATGCCGGACTTCACGCAATCTGGGCCCACAGGATCGCCCACTCCTTTTACACCCGCCGCTGGTTTACACTGGCCCGGGTAGTTTCGCAGTTCAGCCGGTTCATGACCGGTGTGGAAATCCATCCGGGCGCGACGATCGGCAACCGGCTGTTCATTGACCACGGGATGGGGATTGTCATCGGTGAAACCTGTGAAATCGGCGATGACGTTATCATCTACCAGGGGGTAACGCTTGGCGGTACAGGGAAGGAAAAGGGCAAGCGTCACCCGACTGTCGGCAATAATGTCGTTATCGGTTCCGGGGCAAAAGTACTGGGATCGTTCCGGATCGGCGATAATTCCAATATAGGCTCCAACGCAGTCGTTCTACGGGAAGTTCCGAACAACAGTACAGTCGTAGGCAACCCGGGGCGCGTAGTTAAGCGCAACGGGGAGCGGGTATCCGACCGGCTGGATCATACCAAGATGCCCGATCCGCTGGTTGATTCCCTGCGGTTTCTGCAGAAGGAAATTGAGGAGCTGCGCGAGCAGATGGGTAATGAGGATAAACAGAAGGCGGAGCAGCGGAGGCTGGAAAGCCAGCAGTATATCGGGGATTATGAAATTTAA
- the gltX gene encoding glutamate--tRNA ligase: MADQVRVRYAPSPTGHLHIGNARTALFNYLFARNLGGKFIIRIEDTDVKRNVAGGEESQLKYLKWLGINWDESVDVGGDYGPYRQTERLDLYRIYWQDLIDRGLAYRCYCTEEELEAEREEQTARGETPRYSGKHRDLTEEQRLAFEAEGRIASIRFRVPEDRTYTFDDIVKGSISFNTKEMGDFVIVKKDGIPTYNFAVAIDDHLMEISHVLRGEDHISNTPRQLMIYEALGWEAPLFGHMTLIVGDDHKKLSKRNESIIQFIEQYDQLGYLPEALFNYISLLGWSPEGEEEIFSQEQLISIFTADRLSKSPAVFDKNKLAHINNHYIKHADPQRIASLAIPHLQKAGRLPAELNEEQQVWAASLVALYQEQMTAASDIVALSELFFRSHLELETEAAQVLAEPQVPEVLSAFLAKVEATEDFTAANMAVLIKEVQKETGHKGKGLFMPIRVALTGQTHGRDLNVTIALLGRNRVIERLKSQIKGA; this comes from the coding sequence GTGGCGGATCAAGTCCGGGTGCGTTATGCACCGAGCCCTACGGGACATTTACATATCGGAAATGCCAGAACGGCATTGTTTAACTATTTGTTTGCCCGTAATCTGGGCGGTAAATTCATTATCCGGATCGAAGATACAGACGTAAAGCGCAACGTGGCCGGCGGGGAAGAAAGCCAGCTGAAATATTTGAAATGGCTGGGCATCAACTGGGATGAGAGCGTAGATGTGGGCGGGGATTACGGCCCGTACCGCCAGACGGAACGTCTGGATCTGTACCGCATATACTGGCAGGATCTGATTGACCGCGGTCTCGCTTACCGCTGCTACTGTACGGAAGAGGAGCTGGAAGCAGAGCGTGAGGAACAGACTGCACGCGGTGAAACGCCGCGCTATTCCGGCAAGCACCGCGATCTGACTGAAGAGCAGCGCCTTGCTTTTGAAGCGGAAGGACGTATTGCCAGCATCCGCTTCCGGGTGCCTGAAGACCGTACCTATACCTTTGATGATATTGTTAAGGGCAGTATCTCTTTCAATACCAAGGAAATGGGCGATTTCGTCATCGTGAAGAAAGACGGAATTCCGACCTATAACTTTGCGGTTGCCATTGATGACCATCTGATGGAAATCTCTCATGTGCTGCGCGGAGAAGACCATATTTCGAATACCCCGCGCCAGCTGATGATTTACGAAGCGCTGGGCTGGGAAGCTCCGCTGTTCGGCCATATGACGCTGATTGTCGGCGATGACCACAAGAAGCTGAGCAAGCGCAATGAATCGATTATTCAATTTATCGAGCAGTACGATCAGCTGGGCTATCTGCCTGAGGCACTGTTCAATTATATTTCCCTGCTCGGCTGGTCGCCGGAAGGGGAAGAGGAGATCTTCAGCCAGGAACAGCTGATCTCCATCTTTACAGCTGACCGTCTGTCGAAGAGTCCGGCCGTGTTCGACAAGAACAAGCTGGCGCATATCAATAACCACTATATCAAGCATGCTGATCCGCAGCGGATTGCAAGCCTTGCTATCCCGCATCTTCAGAAGGCAGGCCGGCTGCCGGCAGAGCTGAATGAAGAGCAGCAGGTCTGGGCCGCAAGCCTTGTAGCGTTATACCAGGAGCAGATGACCGCGGCATCAGACATCGTGGCCTTGTCCGAGCTGTTCTTCCGCAGCCATCTGGAGCTGGAGACTGAGGCAGCACAGGTGCTTGCCGAGCCGCAGGTGCCGGAGGTTCTGTCCGCATTCCTGGCTAAGGTGGAGGCTACTGAGGACTTCACTGCTGCTAATATGGCGGTGCTGATCAAGGAAGTGCAGAAAGAAACCGGCCATAAGGGCAAAGGGCTGTTTATGCCGATTCGTGTCGCCCTGACCGGCCAGACGCATGGCCGTGATCTTAATGTGACAATTGCCCTGCTGGGACGCAACCGGGTGATTGAACGGCTGAAGTCGCAGATTAAAGGGGCTTAG
- the ispF gene encoding 2-C-methyl-D-erythritol 2,4-cyclodiphosphate synthase encodes MIAVGQGFDVHQLVEGRPCIIGGVTIPYEKGLLGHSDADVLLHAVSDAILGALGLGDIGRHFPDTDPAFKDADSLKLLEHVWALARERGYKLGNIDSTIIAQKPKMAPYIPQMTEIIAKALGAEVSKVNVKATTTEQLGFAGRGEGIAAQSIVCLLQDVISS; translated from the coding sequence ATGATAGCTGTAGGACAGGGATTTGATGTACACCAGCTGGTAGAGGGAAGACCGTGCATTATTGGCGGCGTAACGATTCCTTATGAAAAGGGGCTGCTGGGCCACTCCGATGCGGATGTGCTGCTGCATGCAGTCAGCGATGCCATTCTCGGGGCTTTGGGGCTTGGCGATATCGGCCGGCATTTTCCTGATACCGATCCGGCATTTAAGGATGCTGACAGCCTGAAGCTGCTGGAGCATGTCTGGGCACTTGCCCGTGAACGCGGGTACAAGCTTGGAAATATTGATTCTACTATTATTGCACAGAAGCCGAAGATGGCTCCTTACATTCCGCAGATGACCGAGATTATTGCCAAAGCGCTGGGTGCTGAGGTTTCCAAAGTTAATGTAAAGGCAACGACGACAGAGCAGCTCGGCTTTGCCGGACGCGGAGAGGGAATTGCGGCACAATCTATTGTCTGCCTGCTCCAAGATGTGATATCATCTTGA
- the ispD gene encoding 2-C-methyl-D-erythritol 4-phosphate cytidylyltransferase, which translates to MSNSVGAVIVAAGRGTRMGTVESKQYLLLQDKPVIVHTLEVFQRHELITEIVLVTGEADIVRCREWVVAYKLDKVKAVIAGGAERQQSVYKGLQALETDWVMVHDGVRPFVQAAEISVCYDKAVQTGASVLAVPVKDTIKQVNGAGQVVSTPDRRSLWAIQTPQTFRLSELMASYEAAERDGFLGTDDSSLAERSGITVSVVEGSYSNIKLTTPEDLDFAEFTQRIRGEG; encoded by the coding sequence ATGTCAAACAGTGTAGGCGCCGTGATTGTGGCGGCAGGCAGAGGGACAAGAATGGGGACCGTGGAGAGCAAGCAGTATCTGCTGCTGCAGGATAAACCGGTTATCGTTCATACACTTGAGGTGTTCCAGCGGCATGAGCTTATCACTGAGATCGTGCTGGTCACCGGTGAAGCGGACATCGTACGCTGCCGGGAATGGGTGGTGGCCTATAAGCTGGATAAGGTAAAGGCTGTAATCGCCGGAGGAGCAGAGCGTCAGCAATCTGTGTACAAGGGACTGCAGGCACTGGAGACTGACTGGGTGATGGTCCACGACGGTGTCCGCCCGTTTGTACAAGCTGCTGAGATCAGTGTTTGTTACGATAAGGCGGTTCAGACCGGAGCGTCAGTACTGGCTGTGCCGGTTAAGGATACAATTAAGCAGGTGAACGGTGCGGGCCAAGTGGTGTCAACACCTGACCGGCGAAGTCTGTGGGCGATTCAGACCCCGCAGACTTTTCGTCTGTCTGAGCTGATGGCATCCTATGAGGCAGCGGAGCGGGACGGATTTCTTGGAACCGATGATTCCAGCCTAGCAGAACGCAGCGGGATTACAGTCTCCGTGGTGGAAGGAAGCTACAGCAATATCAAGCTGACGACACCGGAGGATCTGGATTTTGCCGAATTTACACAAAGAATCAGGGGAGAGGGTTAA
- a CDS encoding PIN/TRAM domain-containing protein codes for MWKKIILTLAGLSGAWSGYSLYHTAEKGFPQGMDKLAGDLPVDGSILFTVLGAIIFLIAGTLCADWGGTKLREAVVYCSRIPMNEMAAGAAGLTGGLLLSLLLHPAMDWLGKAGDLLQVAATLALGYMGLRIGLEKKEELASLWATGRWGQTEEPEGRGLEEHKILDTSVIIDGRIADICKTGFIEGTIVIPEFVLEELQHIADSSDLLKRNRGRRGLDILNKIQKELDVKVLIYEGDFEEISEVDSKLVKLAKVLRGKVVTNDFNLNKVCELQGVSVLNINDLANAVKPVVLPGEEIIVQVIKDGKEHGQGVAYLDDGTMIVVEGGREYIGTTMEVLVTSVLQTSAGRMIFAKPKLLEKAQ; via the coding sequence ATGTGGAAAAAGATTATTTTGACGCTTGCCGGGTTATCAGGAGCCTGGTCCGGCTATTCGCTATACCATACGGCAGAAAAGGGATTTCCGCAGGGCATGGATAAACTGGCAGGGGATCTGCCTGTGGATGGAAGCATTTTGTTTACGGTGCTGGGAGCCATTATTTTTTTGATTGCGGGGACTTTATGCGCGGATTGGGGCGGTACAAAGCTGCGTGAGGCGGTGGTGTACTGTTCGCGTATACCGATGAATGAAATGGCTGCAGGCGCTGCCGGACTGACAGGAGGACTTTTGCTGTCCCTCCTGCTGCATCCGGCCATGGACTGGCTCGGCAAAGCAGGCGACCTGCTGCAGGTAGCGGCTACGCTGGCGCTCGGTTACATGGGGCTGCGGATCGGATTGGAAAAGAAGGAAGAACTCGCATCACTCTGGGCAACCGGACGGTGGGGTCAGACGGAAGAGCCGGAGGGACGGGGGCTTGAAGAGCACAAGATTCTGGATACCAGCGTCATCATCGACGGGCGGATCGCAGACATCTGCAAGACGGGTTTTATTGAAGGGACGATTGTCATCCCGGAATTCGTGCTTGAGGAGCTGCAGCATATTGCCGATTCTTCGGACCTGCTGAAGCGTAACCGCGGACGGCGGGGGCTTGATATTCTCAACAAAATCCAGAAAGAGCTGGATGTAAAGGTACTAATCTACGAGGGGGATTTTGAAGAAATCTCCGAAGTGGACAGCAAGCTGGTCAAGCTGGCTAAGGTGCTGCGCGGCAAGGTCGTCACCAATGACTTCAACCTGAATAAGGTATGTGAGCTGCAGGGCGTATCCGTGCTTAACATCAATGATCTGGCCAATGCGGTTAAACCGGTTGTGCTGCCCGGAGAGGAAATTATTGTACAAGTCATCAAGGACGGTAAGGAGCATGGCCAGGGGGTAGCTTATCTGGATGACGGTACAATGATTGTGGTTGAAGGCGGACGCGAGTACATCGGCACCACAATGGAAGTACTGGTGACAAGTGTGCTGCAGACATCTGCGGGCAGAATGATTTTTGCCAAGCCGAAGCTGCTGGAAAAAGCACAATAA
- a CDS encoding DUF1573 domain-containing protein, with the protein MSAPSLQAFQDQVSELLLRHRSLLDVMSKNGQSSASVNRAVVKAITECGCIQLHATKQVFEPALGLEHAKELAGTHLEGELCENCREVVASELGRELFYMSALCNLLNINMDEVVAKESQKCATLGLFNLS; encoded by the coding sequence ATGAGCGCACCAAGTTTACAGGCCTTTCAGGATCAAGTCTCCGAACTGCTGCTCCGTCACCGTAGTCTGCTGGATGTCATGTCCAAAAACGGTCAGAGCAGTGCATCCGTCAACCGCGCTGTCGTCAAAGCTATAACCGAATGCGGTTGCATCCAGCTGCATGCCACTAAGCAGGTATTCGAGCCGGCGCTTGGACTCGAGCACGCCAAGGAGCTGGCAGGCACTCATCTGGAGGGTGAGCTGTGTGAGAACTGCCGGGAGGTCGTAGCTTCTGAACTGGGGCGTGAGCTGTTCTATATGTCAGCGCTCTGCAATCTGCTTAACATTAATATGGACGAGGTGGTCGCCAAGGAATCGCAGAAATGCGCCACACTCGGACTGTTTAATCTCTCCTAA